One window of the Entelurus aequoreus isolate RoL-2023_Sb linkage group LG18, RoL_Eaeq_v1.1, whole genome shotgun sequence genome contains the following:
- the LOC133633681 gene encoding uncharacterized protein LOC133633681 → MMAARSESDSDRDSDDFSINLSEDERFVDEESASEGLVGSGSDSDREEAVRGIEPYRFEPDADEDGQEDAAAIDAGGAHDIDRLENTEWCTCQNCVNMETVAECVCCSEIEAVTRTMEEEGVKTCIIDHHGFPSVCLDEWVLQTAYNAYKQQYGMLQQQQNERRRHTAYRQFVRFCWGYLGKDIRVVLPACVVHKIRTTFPSMDYTGFQDVQ, encoded by the exons atgatggccgccagatctgagagcgattctgaccgagatagcgacgatttctccattaatttgagcgaggatgaaagatttgtggatgaggaaagtgcaagtgaaggactagtggggagtggaagcgattcagatagggaagaagctgtgagagggatagagccatatcgctttgaacccgacgctgatgaagacggtcaggaggacgctgctgctattgatgctggaggagcacacgacatagatcgccttgagaatacagaatg gtgtacatgtcaaaactgtgtgaacatggagacagtggctgagtgtgtctgctgtagtgaaatagaggcagtgaccagaacgatggaggaggagggggtgaagacgtgcatcatagaccaccatggctttccatctgtgtgtctggatgaatgggtgctgcagacagcgtataacgcctacaaacagcaatatggcatgctgcagcaacagcaaaatga gcggagacgacacacagcctatcgacagtttgtccgcttctgctggggatatctgggaaaggacataagggtggtactaccagcttgtgtagtacataagattaggacaacattcccatcgatggactacacggggttccaagacgtgcagtga